The window caatcaaacctaaaagcTCCTCTGATTGCTCTGGCCATTTAGTctggaataaaaaaaattccgaTAAATCAGTTCAAACAACTCGAGCAAAGAAGTTTACCACACAAGATGATAACTACTGTACCTTAGAGCCAAGAGAAGCACTTTCTGAAGAATCGGTGCCTGACGTCTCAGGGGGGCAAATAGACTGTCCAGCTACAGTTTTTTTAACAGGTACATTGAATCTATTCATATCAGAACTTTGTACTGCAGAGGTAACAGTGCTTTCAACAGCTGCTGCATCCAATCTGTCATTGACAGGATATGTTGCAGATTCAGTTGCTCCGTTGTCTCTGTCAGCTTCCAGCGAGCTTATTACCCCACTTTCTGGAGAATTTTTTGAGTTTACATCTGAGTAATTGTCATTAGAACTTCCTTCAGAAGGCTGACAGCATTCCACCATTATATCCAACAGCAGATCAATAATTGCTTGCTGCAGAACTTTGACTCCCATCAGCAAATTCATTAGACTAGGAGATGATTCGTCATTTTTGTTTGCTTTGTTTCCATCATTACCACTAGATATCTTGGTTGGAAGAAGCAAACGCTTTACTTTCACAGGATCATCCAAATAAACCCGCAGTCCCGTCAGAAATCCAGCAATTGTACCAGCATCCATTAGAAGCTTCTCTCTTAAAGTAACCTGTGGCTCTGAAGGATTGTCTCCATACGTGAGGTGAAATCCTGCCCTGGAGAGAAGGTTTCTGAAAATATCTTCTTCATCTCCACTTATCCCTTCACTATCTTCAGAGTCAATAAGTTCATCAGGATCAGTGGTCAGAGCATCTTCGTCATCATCAGAAGCCCAAACCTACAAAACAGATATGCAGGTTACATTAAGACAGCCACAAATTTTAATGACATGGATCCAAACAAACTTTGGGTTGTTTTGTTATCAGATCGACCGGATTGGTACAGAAGTTGTAATATTTTTCATGTTAATCCATCCGGAAAATCTAATTTGTTTGGTTGTCAAAAATCACaatgatttagaaaataatctggaaaaaaatactaaacggaagaaaaaataataatcacttTCAAACACTTGTGATACGGCAATTTAATTAGCCTTGAATCACAATCATCTTTATTCTTTTCAGGTCTAATATCAAACACCATATTATCAAGTTTTCTGCTTCTCCTCTAACTATAATTGGTCTCCATATCGGAAAGTTCAGCAACAAAAAGAAGTTAAGTTGTTGCCTTTAAAATACAGCAAGTTACAAACTATATTAAAATGTAACTGTCTGCGTCAATGTTGTATTAACCATCAGAtacaacacaaaaataaaagttcagCGCTAAGCAGAGGGgcaattaaaaagagaaaaacaaaaagTGTAGGACAAGGAAACCCCATAGCAGGCTTGAAATGCTTCAAGGTTTAACTGGAAAAAAGACATGGAATAGTGGGTTATTTGCACATTTTATTATGGCTGCaattaagggtttatttgacaAACGGTGACTTGTTATCAAATCTAAACAATATTAATGAAGTCTAAAAGTTTCTGAATAATTGGTACACAGTAAATAAGACATGATTAATATAAAGTGTAATCAACATAATTTCGCAGATTACTCCGACCACAATCAGGGGGTAATttgtttataatgtaataaaaagacgccgagaagaacaaaagaaaataatataaaaaaattctatgTTAATCAGTTTGAAGtacaatttaatattaattaatgtgaaGTAATCATATTTTCACATATTATTATGACTGCAATCTAAGTTCTACTTAATAGAAACTCGAACATGAGTACTCAAGCTAAACAACAACAATCAGGTACTAAAACTTTTAGACAAGGGTAATGCATAATTAAAGATAGGTAATCAATATAAAATGTAATGAATCGTAATATgggaaatttttatttatgtactaTTCAATAAATGGCCTACTTAGCATAAATAAGTGAGTTGAGTTTACACTTGTTCTTGTAAGCAATGAGCAGAGATTCGTTAATAAACCAATATAATATAGAATTAAATGAATCTATTAagttcaagaacatcaaacatAGAGTCTGAGATTTCACACTAGCTTGCAAGGTTAAATGTCTCTCAAGACTATAGTtagaaaagttataaataattgtaGGTGTAAAAAAAATGAGTACTTCAGACCTATAACTTACCACCACCCAAGAGTACCAAAGATTACTGTAGTTAACTCTAGCACTTGGACAGTAACCCTCATGGGTAAATTTAATACTGGAGATTCAGTTAGGCAGATTCAAACTataaaaaatcaacattctTCCAGACATAGATCATGTACAGACTAGCAGACTTTATTAAAACCATCAGGGACTCCTGCAACAGTCTTTAACACAGAAAAACACTCTAGCATGGGTCAACATAAGTTAGTTAGCAATTATAAGTTAGCTGGACATTGAAAAAGGATACCAACTTCTACTTTCTTTACCAGGAAAGTCACAAACCAAAGACGGAAATACCCAAAAGCTGCATTAGAAATTCCCTCAAATATTTTGTAAGCCAAGGGAATATTGCAATTGCAAAACATAAGTGGATATAGAAGCATGAAAACACTTTGTGCATATTTTGTGAATCTGTTAATGTACCTGGATCCGGATCCAGAAAAAGTACataattctaattttgttttactAAGTTTAGTTTTCAACCGTATTGTATCTGATTCCAGATCCAAAAACAGAAacaaaaaagtgtttccaaatggatgaTAAGTATGCTAGAACAAATCGTTTAATATGACTAGTTGACTACAGAACAAAAAGTTCATTAGGTGAAATCATCATGGCCAAGGATTAAGTAACCTCCGAAGAACctaatgtcatattttttttttccttttttcatGAGAAACTTCATTTTAACAAGTCTTATTTTGATAATTCTGTAAGCAAGTATCAACATTTGAAATATCTAATGATCTACTATGcacaaatgaataaatttgacTGCAAGTTCAATGAGTATTTGCACACTACCTCCAGGTCCGCAAACTCAAACCAGGGACAGCAGTCTATGATCTCACAAACAAACACGACTGAGTCGCGTACAAGGAAACCGGCATCAGCCTCCAGCATGTCTGAAACCTTCATGAATTGGAGAACTGAGTTATTCCATGTCTTGGTACATATTGAAGACACTTTCCACACAGTCTTGGCAGAGTTCTTTTGATTGACCACAGCCATCCTATATTTCACCCAGAAGTTCTTATCAGGATCAGTTCCAACTGATTGATCACTCTCCAGATAGATACAAATTGTATCAAAAGACTCGTACACACCTGCATCCGGACAAAGACAAATAGTGGAAAAAATATTACAAGCCAGCAGATCCTCGAGAAAATGTGACTATATTCTATCCAGTTTTAGGGACAAAAGAAGATCGAAACACACCGATGCGAAGCTCGCATCCACCCGCTTGGAAGAATTTGCTAAAGATTTTGCGGGTCTCCATTATATCCTTGAAAGAGAGGAAATTTTCCACCTTCCATGTAAATGAGTTCCTGATCCCAACTCTATCTGCCGGAGTGATGCAACTACAATTCATCTCGGTATCTTGATCATTAATATCTTGCAATATAGACGTCTCTTTGAGTATTAGTACCTCAGCAGAGAATACAACAGTGTCCTGAACAAGAAATCCCGAGTCTTGGTCAAAGAGACTAGTCAGAGTCACAAACTCACGCCAACCCCAGTCCTTTGCAGCTTTGGAGTAACGGTTTTGTGATTCTTTTGTGACGGACTTCTCCTCCATCCTCTGGTTAACAACAGATAACCGGTGGCTAACAAAACAACTCCAATCAGTCGACGTGTTTCTTGAATCAGTAACCTCAAGAAATACTGAAAGGTGACATGGTGGTTGAGACTGTCCTGATACCATCAACAACAGTTTTAATCAATATACTTCTAAAATACTACCTAAAATACCTATAAAATAAAGTCATTGGTTGCTTTTATCCTGAGAGAATGCAAAAGACAAATTAGTTTCTTTGGAAGTTGAATTAATTACAGGTTCAATTTGTATACCAAGCACTTGGcacctaaaaaacatattctATGAAAAATGGAAGTATAGCTCAAACAGGTTCAATGTGGAGATGGGTCAGCGGGAAAAATTGGACACGTGTCTATCTTCAGTCTCAAGTACATAGAACATTAAAAGTATCACTTCCCTAgctataactaatttaaaaaagcTTTACAAAATACAATAGAATCCATTGAAATATAAAAGTCTCTACAGCACTAAATTTGCATACCGCGGGGATAAACTATAAGCCGACAATCACGATTGCCAATTTGAAACCTTCTGCTCTTGATACAAAGACCTGTTATCTTCCTCTTTTTCAGCAAGTCTTTCAACCTCGTGAAATTTTCAATCCTCCAAGTAAATTTTCCAATGTGCCCATCAGATTTCCTTGCTCCACTTCCTGTCCTGCCTGCAATGAGGCCCCCATTCTTTGAGAAGCTACTGAGCTCCTTAATCACATGAAAGGATGTGCTGAACACAGCCATATCATCCACAAGGAATCCTGAATCTGGCGCAATAAAGTCTGACATCTTCATGTAATCATTCCATCCTAAACTAGTGTTGTCCCCATTTTTGTTGTCTGCAGCAAAACGGCCGTAAGAGTCCCTATGCATGTGATTCATCCCAGGTTTTTGATTTAACACCGACATTCGAAACAAACACCAACAACTCCGATCAGATGCCAATGTTTTCTCGGTGTCCTTACTTTCCAAGCACATTGAGAGATAGTCGACGCCATTAACTGAGCTCTGGTAGACACTAATTCTCAGATTACACTCGCCTGCTGGGAAAACTGGGCTCATTATTTTCTGAGTCTTAATCATCTCCTTGAATAAGCTAAAGTTGTGAACCTTCCAAGTAAATTTGCCACTCAAAACATCACCAACCGGTCCTGTTACAGTCGACGGCGACAAAGAATTTGATTGCAATTCATTGTTATCACGTGAAAAACTTACGGATTCATTCAATACAAGTATATCGGCAGTTATTAGTACCGAATCGTTATTGAAGAGAAACCCAGATTTAGGGTCGAGAATGGAAGCTGACGGGGTAAAATCACACCAACCATGCGACTTCTTCTTGCTGGAGAAACGATGCCAAGAATCTCGATAAATAGACTTGGATTCGTCCAGATGATTCACAACGGCGAGGCGGTAGCTGGCGAAGCAGTCCCATTTAGACGATGAGGTGCCTCGAGGGTCCATGATTTGGAGATAGATTGAGATGTAACCTGGAAGAGCTTGAGAGTCACCTTTAGGATAAACCAAAAGACGGCAATCATAACCTCCGACTTCAAAGTACTTACTCCAAAGCGCCCTAGCCTTAACCTTAGGCAAATTATGTATATTCCATTTGCACACCGCGGCGAAGTCTCCACGCCTCTCTACAACGACTGACTCTTGCCCTCCGGTAGGGTCCCTGGAGGCCGCCGGATCCTCTGTCGCCGGCGCTAGCGCGAGAGCTGATTTGTCAGAATGCACCGCCGCCGGCGCCATCGACGTGGATGGCGTCATGGGTACGGAAGCATGAGATTGGTCCAATGAAGACAAGGAGGATGAAGATGATACCGCCTCAGATGAGGATGACGTCGACGAGTTCTGCTGCTTCATTTCCTCTTCGTATCTTTTAggtttctctctctctagaaatctATATATACTGTATACATCTTTccttttttaaaagaataataataaataacttgacacagaaaataaaaataaaaataaaaaaagtgaaGTTGGAgaggaaagaaagaaagagagtgGGTTAAAATCCTACTAGGGATTTGGGATTTTCTAAACATTTCCAATAATCAAAGAATTTtcttgatgaaaaaaaaaatgtataaaaaacatttgaaattaaaatatatatatatatatatcaaaatgagTAAATACACTTGAGTTTGGATTGACACAAACGATTAGATAAGAAAGTCAATGTCATTATCAGTTTAATAAAATGGTGATACTTTTGAATTGATAGGACGAAAAATGTTACTTGAGAAATTCGTACTCGCCtctttaataaatgataaatttaatttcattgaTATAATTATGTTTGTTAGAGATAACATACATTGAGTGTTTTGATTTCCgaataaaaaatcatttgaaaATTATTGCACATAATTATTACAATTGTGACAATGTAGTTGTTGGTATTGTTAATAGGTTTGTATTACCCTAAACTAAgtcaacaaataaaaattagaggcaaaaattaataatataaataaaggtGTGAAAAAAAGGTTTTGGGAGACACTTCAAAGCTAGTTGGCTAAGACCTAGACTTCATGGCCTTGCCTAGATTGGTCAGGTTGACTTTCCCGATGCATCAAGTAGTGAGTTTTCAAGTAGTGAGTTTTGGGATAGGGACAAGATGCATAGGGTCACCCCTTCAGAAGGGcagtaaaagaagaaaaaaatctctccaaaaggttatataaaagataataagataataaagttaattttttttttttttatcttggaTTCAAGGGTGGAGTAATAACTAATAAAGGGTTCATATGTCTATAGTGAAATAGTGATACAGGATTTGAAGACTATACAAAAGAACGCGAACGAACCTATATGATTAAGGGCGGAACTAAGATTTATAATCTACTcggttaaatatttttcataaaatttatccGAATCAGAacgataataatattaaaaaaaccaaacaaaatatactGAATTTATAGTCGCTAATTTTATTTAGCGACAGAAAAactatcaataacgacggtattTTATCGTCGTTATATTTTTGTCGTACACTATTTTAGGTTACCCGAGCTACTGCCCGAGTAGGCTCTTACATATACCCGGGCTAAGAACttaaacaaaactaaaaataacTCTAAATTGATCTATTCAAATTTTAGTTGGTTGACATAGTTAACTTTGGTTGAacgtttttaataataataaaaataaattgtctaAATTAtagatgtttttatttaataaacttatacttatttttttatttaagataatgtgcatgatataagtttttcatattttaatcagtaatttatttatttttattattttgaattaggaTGACCCAAGATGAAAGGTATTTAGAATCCGATGACTTTTATTCtcttaaagtttttttatgagtgggttaattaattttaattctaaaattactttttaagaatatatattttcttatttttttttattacaaaaaaaaatgaatatcaaTACTTTAGTTTATGGGataataagtaattttattttaataaacttttactttttatttattaattttttgagtTACTTTATAGAGTCTGTCtatcaatttaataataaatagataaatgaggactatatttttattcacactaatcacatttatttatttatttttctataccTAATACTatctaaaaaaacatatcaattaagatatttattataacagtctaaaatataaaaataaatcagctttaaaatttaacaaagttaatttaactattatttaattattcattttgtttatgaaataatttttaattattcattttatttataaaatattttttaattattttcaaagtattattgatttttaattacaaatttataaattttaaatatttcatattaaattcaatttttataaaaaacacattttatattaaattcagttttatagaaaaatatatatatacgtgtgtAATTCATCTTTTTCACAAAAAGAAAtccttattttataaaatttggaaaaaaaatctaaaaggaAATTGACATGTTTGTAGATCTAAAAAAGTTTTGATGTAgcaagatttatatatattgaatttttattaatttttacttaaaataaatttatttattttaattatactttttatattaaatataaataaaatctttccATTTTTTTATGTGACAATTTTCAAGTCAATGTAATTGCAATAATAATCggaaaataatttcattctttttataatcatgtttttatcattttattaaaagtaataaaaagtTCATTTGacagataaatatttttcagcCAAATTTGTGTgcataatttataactttataaaaaacagttgttttatttattcttttatctaatttaatcaaaattttaatataaaataaaaacaatattattttactttatatttttataattttaaaataaaattgtaatggtaagaaaataacatataaattgCAGATGTACTTATTAGATTCAACACATTATTAGTAagataattattcataaaaaattatcaaatgtacaataattaatatctCTAAAAATATATGGATTTAAATATGCTAatatttaagattcttttaatattaacaaacttatttatttattattattactattattattttaaattaacacaacttaataaatttaaaataggaatataatataaaacattttgAAGTAAATTACTTTAACCGAACAAAGCttaataaacattaatatatggaattaattaattgtatgcAAACAAATATGGTTTTCAAATCACAAAGTAAGGTGATCttcaacttaattatatatataaatatttttaattcgaCTCTAATCCAATATTCAATATGTTTTAATgttgagttttattttaattttttatgtctTCTATTGAATTTGTTTAGTAACTACTATGATTGGAACCACGGAGTTTTATTAATCTTTACATCTTTATCTCTGAATTCATATTTCATTAaacgaataaaataaatagattaaacccaaaaaaaatatcaaaataaccATGCAAAAATCAAATGATATATAGCATTAATAACACTAAagacaaatttaaaattcaaatatttgtcAATTATGTAATTAGTGTAAGACTATTTAAAATACAAACTCAAAActgattaaatattaaatacataagTTCAGTTTTATACAAGTAATTCAAATGtcaaaatatcttataatttaaaatattaaaaatttaacaacattttaatttaagttgGTTATCAGTCcataaaaaaagagtaaaagtaatgctattaattgttttaagaaataaactcctattataaaaaaataataataaaataaacacatCGAGGAGGCATCAAATATAATCCAAATTATTTGTTTAGTAATACTAAAGcttagagaaataataataataataatattatcaaaagcttgtttgatatgagtttatttaaaaagaaaaaaaaccatTGTTATGAAAgcaaattttatttgaagaagaagaacgattttttaaattatttaagttaaattattaaaacattttgttatatttaattaaaatttataaaattattttaatatattaataatttgatgattaaaaagataaattacataatattttttttttcaaataactcaaatatcaaacaatcaactcaatattattattattacccaCAAGCTTTAGAATTACtcatattacaaataatttggATTGTGCGTATTgtacacaaaaatatatacatttcttAAATGTTAAGATTTGCAAAAACAGAAAAGATATAAGATAATGTGGTTTTTGATGTAGTGTAATTGTAtcaatttattgaaatatttatttaaatatatatatatatatatatatatatgtgaaaatattattttcaataaatttgtaACCCTATTTTACATTATATACGACAAAACTCAAAATGAtagttattttagttaaaataatttataatataaatatataacagaataaatataagttaaaacaatatttaatttttttgtcttaatgcgtataaat is drawn from Impatiens glandulifera chromosome 3, dImpGla2.1, whole genome shotgun sequence and contains these coding sequences:
- the LOC124930036 gene encoding uncharacterized protein LOC124930036, coding for MKQQNSSTSSSSEAVSSSSSLSSLDQSHASVPMTPSTSMAPAAVHSDKSALALAPATEDPAASRDPTGGQESVVVERRGDFAAVCKWNIHNLPKVKARALWSKYFEVGGYDCRLLVYPKGDSQALPGYISIYLQIMDPRGTSSSKWDCFASYRLAVVNHLDESKSIYRDSWHRFSSKKKSHGWCDFTPSASILDPKSGFLFNNDSVLITADILVLNESVSFSRDNNELQSNSLSPSTVTGPVGDVLSGKFTWKVHNFSLFKEMIKTQKIMSPVFPAGECNLRISVYQSSVNGVDYLSMCLESKDTEKTLASDRSCWCLFRMSVLNQKPGMNHMHRDSYGRFAADNKNGDNTSLGWNDYMKMSDFIAPDSGFLVDDMAVFSTSFHVIKELSSFSKNGGLIAGRTGSGARKSDGHIGKFTWRIENFTRLKDLLKKRKITGLCIKSRRFQIGNRDCRLIVYPRGQSQPPCHLSVFLEVTDSRNTSTDWSCFVSHRLSVVNQRMEEKSVTKESQNRYSKAAKDWGWREFVTLTSLFDQDSGFLVQDTVVFSAEVLILKETSILQDINDQDTEMNCSCITPADRVGIRNSFTWKVENFLSFKDIMETRKIFSKFFQAGGCELRIGVYESFDTICIYLESDQSVGTDPDKNFWVKYRMAVVNQKNSAKTVWKVSSICTKTWNNSVLQFMKVSDMLEADAGFLVRDSVVFVCEIIDCCPWFEFADLEVWASDDDEDALTTDPDELIDSEDSEGISGDEEDIFRNLLSRAGFHLTYGDNPSEPQVTLREKLLMDAGTIAGFLTGLRVYLDDPVKVKRLLLPTKISSGNDGNKANKNDESSPSLMNLLMGVKVLQQAIIDLLLDIMVECCQPSEGSSNDNYSDVNSKNSPESGVISSLEADRDNGATESATYPVNDRLDAAAVESTVTSAVQSSDMNRFNVPVKKTVAGQSICPPETSGTDSSESASLGSKTKWPEQSEELLGLIVNSLRALDGVVPQGCPEPKRRPQSAQKIALVLDKAPKHLQPDLVALVPKLVEHSEHPLAACALMERLQKSDAEPSLRIPVFGALNQLECSTEVWERILYQSFELLADSNDEPLAATVDFIFKAALQSQHLSEAVRSVRVRLKDLGADVSPCVLDYLGRMVNSCADVSEAILRDIDCDSDLTNNRPTTPCGVFVFGENATISERLHPIDEQSFQASCHFSDIYVLIEMLSIPFLAVEAFQTFERAVARGSVTAQSVAMVLERRLAQRINTASQYVEDNLQQLDVVGIEEETIEPIEQLRAQRDDFASILSLAETLAPSRDASVRGFVKMLYTILFKLYAEESYRLRMVKRLVDRAVSTITDSSREIDLDMEILVILMCEEQEIVRPVLSMMREVAELANVDRAALWHQLCAREDEIVRICEEKKSEISIMAKEKAALMQKLSDSEAVNSRLKSELKAEMDRFGRERKDLSEQVQEVESQLEWLRSERDDEIAKLVSDRKVLQDRVHDTETQLAQLKSRKRDELKRVVKEKNTLNERLKCSEAARKRFDEELKRYATENISREEIRQSLEDEVRRLTQAVGQSEGEKREKEEQIARCETYIDGMESKLQVCQQYIHSLEISAQEEMSRHAPLYGVGLEALSIKELETIARIHEEGLRQIHTLQQQRKGSSPVLPTQQQQQHHHGLLFPVPGGAAAAPPMAAAAAAAVGLLPPSSLIQNGVVHGKGHHHVNGNIGGGGGGSWFCHSTTPM